The Gadus chalcogrammus isolate NIFS_2021 chromosome 10, NIFS_Gcha_1.0, whole genome shotgun sequence genome contains a region encoding:
- the LOC130390552 gene encoding calcium-binding protein 2-like, producing MGNCTKSSMNNTMRKDRELRPEEIEELREAFVEFDRNKKGYISCGDLGECMRTMGYMPTEMELIELSQQICECGGKVDFEDFVELMGPKMLAETADMIGIKELRDAFKEFDTNGDGQINIMELREAMKKLMGEQLTNREIDEILRDVDLNGDGLVDFEEFVRMMSR from the exons ATGGGCAACTGCACCAAGTCGTCTATGAACAACACCATGAGGAAG GACAGAGAGCTGCGACCGGAGGAGATTGAAG aGCTGCGCGAGGCGTTCGTGGAGTTCGACCGGAACAAGAAGGGCTACATCAGCTGCGGGGACCTGGGCGAGTGCATGCGGACCATGGGCTACATGCCCACCGAGATGGAGCTGATCGAGCTCAGCCAGCAGATCTGTGAGT GTGGCGGTAAAGTGGACTTTGAGGACTTTGTGGAGCTGATGGGCCCCAAAATGCTGGCCGAGACGGCCGACATGATAGGCATCAAGGAACTTCGGGATGCGTTTAAAGAG TTCGACACCAACGGCGACGGGCAGATCAACATCATGGAGCTCAGGGAGGCCATGAAGAAGCTGATGGGAGAGCAGCTTACCAACCGGGAGattgacgagatcctcagagaCGTTGACCTCAACGGAGACGGCCTGGTCGACtttgagg AATTCGTGCGAATGATGTCACGTTGA
- the LOC130390550 gene encoding beta-crystallin A1-like, translating to MYRNTRYPMNQPMVHSGMGMAPFFKVTVFEQEHFQGKCQEFTSECCNIQECGLDNIRSIRVESGAWVGFEHHDFQGQQFILERGEYPHWDSYSGSLSYHVERLMSLRPIYCASHQSSRMMIFEKENFLGRSVEMCDDYPSLQAMGWMKPEVGSMHVQCGAFVCYQFPGYRGQQYIMECERHSGDYQNWKNWGSHCQTPQIQSIRRIQH from the exons ATGTACAGAAATACAAGGTACCCCATGAACCAGCCCATGGTCCACTCTGGAATGGGCATGGCTCCCTTCTTCAAG GTGACTGTGTTTGAGCAGGAGCATTTCCAGGGCAAGTGCCAGGAGTTCACCTCCGAGTGCTGCAACATCCAGGAGTGCGGCCTGGACAACATCCGTTCCATCAGGGTGGAGAGCGGAGC CTGGGTGGGCTTTGAGCACCACGACTTCCAGGGCCAGCAGTTCATCCTGGAGAGGGGAGAGTACCCCCACTGGGACTCGTACAGCGGCTCCCTGTCCTACCACGTGGAGCGCCTCATGTCGCTGCGCCCCATCTACTGCGCT TCCCACCAGAGCAGCCGCATGATGATCTTCGAGAAGGAGAACTTCCTGGGCCGCAGCGTGGAGATGTGTGACGACTACCCCTCCCTGCAGGCCATGGGCTGGATGAAGCCCGAGGTGGGCTCCATGCACGTGCAGTGTGGCGC CTTCGTGTGCTACCAGTTCCCCGGCTACAGGGGCCAGCAGTACATCATGGAGTGCGAGAGGCACAGCGGAGACTACCAGAACTGGAAGAACTGGGGCTCCCACTGCCAGACCCCCCAGATCCAGTCCATCAGGCGTATCCAGCACTAA
- the LOC130390551 gene encoding beta-crystallin B1-like produces MSSEKTKTASQTDGKAAQSKKSEMGMMSYKMYVFDQENFQGRMMEISNECMNVCEMGMDRVRSLRVECGPFVGFEQMNFCGEMYILEKGEYPRWDSWSNCQKNDYLLSFRPVRMDPEKHKICLYEVGEFKGRKMEIMDDDVPSMFSYGFTDRVGSITVSCGTWVGYQFPGYRGSQYLLEKGEFRHFNQYGARHPQFQSVRRIRDMQWHQQGCYTMSSK; encoded by the exons ATGTCCAGCGAGAAGACCAAGACCGCTTCCCAGACTGACGGCAAGGCCGCCCAGAGCAAGAAGTCCGAGATGGGAATGATGTCCTACAAG ATGTACGTGTTCGACCAGGAGAACTTCCAGGGCCGCATGATGGAGATCAGCAACGAGTGCATGAACGTCTGCGAGATGGGCATGGACCGCGTGCGCTCCCTGCGTGTGGAGTGCGGACC TTTCGTGGGTTTCGAGCAGATGAACTTCTGTGGTGAGATGTACATCCTGGAGAAGGGCGAGTACCCCCGTTGGGACTCCTGGAGCAACTGCCAGAAGAACGACTACCTGCTGTCCTTCAGGCCCGTGAGGATG GACCCCGAGAAGCACAAGATCTGCCTGTACGAGGTCGGAGAGTTCAAGGGCCGCAAGATGGAGATCATGGACGATGATGTCCCCAGCATGTTCTCCTACGGCTTCACCGACAGAGTTGGCAGCATCACCGTCAGCTGCGGAAC CTGGGTGGGATACCAGTTCCCCGGATACCGTGGTAGCCAGTACCTGCTGGAGAAGGGCGAGTTCAGGCACTTCAACCAGTACGGCGCCCGTCACCCTCAGTTCCAGTCCGTGAGGCGTATCCGCGACATGCAGTGGCACCAGCAGGGCTGCTACACCATGTCCAGCAAGTAA